In Arctopsyche grandis isolate Sample6627 chromosome 13, ASM5162203v2, whole genome shotgun sequence, one DNA window encodes the following:
- the LOC143921542 gene encoding uncharacterized protein LOC143921542 isoform X5, producing MECRLCLGPAPAESSVSIFGDPHPERLEQRIRTCCQIQAKRSDGLPDTVCLSCKTNLELLISFRKACFRSNEKSQLRLDDCLKIKTEEVLLEDVIWDDEPSQPTIHRKNSEICLKPFPNKSKLVLHKRSHTGENLFKCDICLKSFIRKNTLVKHLRTHTGEKPYKCEISLKSFTQKTGLEKHKKLHSGMKLYKCDICLKSFVRKSNLVRHLKTHMGEKPYKL from the exons atggagtgcaggctttgtcttggaccagctccggccgaatcttccgtctccatcttcggtgatcctcatccagagcgtctggagcaacgcattcggacctgctgtcaaattcag GCTAAAAGAAGCGATGGATTGCCagacacggtgtgtctttcgtgtaaaaccaatctggaattattgatcagctttcgaaaggcttgttttcgaagcaacgaaaagtctcaactgaggttagatgattgcttgaagatcaagactgaagaagttttattggaagatgtaatatgggacgatgagccttcacaaccaacaattcaccgaaagaatagtgaaatttgtttaaagccaTTTCCCAATAAATCCAAACTTGTGTTACACAAAAGATCACATACTGGAGAAAAcctgttcaaatgtgatatttgtttaaaatcatttattcgaaaaaatacaCTTGTcaaacatttaagaactcacacaggtgaaaagccttacaagtgtgaaatttctttaaaatcatttactcaaaaaactggtctcgagaaacataaaaaattgcattctgGGATGAAactatacaaatgtgacatttgtttaaaatcatttgttcgaaAAAGTAATCTTGTTAGACATTTAAAAACTCACATgggtgaaaagccttacaagt